One Methylosinus sp. LW4 genomic region harbors:
- a CDS encoding 3-hydroxyacyl-CoA dehydrogenase NAD-binding domain-containing protein, translated as MNLVNFRFETGADGVALLTWDSPERSMNVITFEVMDELEKVIGEVASNAEIKGCVIASGKPAFSGGADLSMLQKSAVEYAKAVREQGEEAAMKQFFEGARRLSLLYRKLETNGKPFAIAIHGACLGGAFELALACHYRVLSDSDKTKVGLPEIKVGLFPGAGGTQRIARLMQTGDALQLLFKGEQLKASKAKAAGLVHELAPQGEIVERARAWIVNGGKGKAPWDVEGFKPPSGRVYSPGGMMVWPAANAIYRRETFDNYPAAKAILHSVFEGLQLPFDLGLRVEARWFAHILRSKQAAAMIRSLFLSKNELEKGAHRPKEIPPAKFAKIGVLGAGFMGAGVAYVSALAGIEVVLIDRDQESADKGKAVIDKLISGQVSRGRATAADKEALLSRITATPDYEKLAGADLVVEAVFEERGVKAEVTKKAQAVVGPDVIFASNTSTLPITSLAETSLRPENFVGIHFFSPVEKMLLVEVIRGKKTNDRAVATALDFVRVLKKTPIVVNDSRGFYANRCVLNFVREGQIMLTEGVPPAMIETAARMAGMPVGPLSLNDEIALDLAWKIHLATKKDLGEAAVDPTQERVLHFMVEQEGRLGRKNGKGFYDYPASGKKSLWPGLAALADEKLDPDAIDVEELKQRFLVVQAVEAARVLFEGVVTDPREADVGSILGFGFAPFTGGTLSYIDGVGTAAFVAICDALTQKYGERFAAPAELRDMAKKGESFYGKYGAQAKAA; from the coding sequence ATGAACCTCGTCAATTTCCGTTTCGAGACCGGCGCCGATGGCGTCGCTCTGCTCACTTGGGACAGCCCCGAACGCTCGATGAACGTCATCACATTCGAGGTGATGGACGAATTGGAAAAAGTCATCGGCGAGGTGGCGAGCAACGCCGAGATCAAGGGCTGCGTGATCGCATCGGGCAAGCCGGCCTTCTCCGGCGGCGCCGATCTCTCCATGCTGCAGAAGAGCGCGGTGGAATACGCCAAGGCCGTGCGCGAGCAGGGCGAGGAGGCTGCGATGAAGCAGTTCTTCGAAGGCGCGCGCAGATTGTCGCTGCTCTATCGCAAGCTCGAGACCAATGGCAAACCCTTCGCCATCGCCATTCACGGCGCGTGTCTCGGCGGCGCTTTCGAGCTCGCGCTCGCCTGCCATTATCGCGTGCTCTCCGACTCCGACAAAACCAAGGTCGGCCTGCCGGAAATCAAGGTCGGCCTCTTCCCCGGCGCCGGCGGCACGCAGCGTATCGCGCGGCTGATGCAGACGGGCGACGCGCTGCAATTGCTGTTCAAGGGCGAGCAATTGAAAGCGTCCAAGGCAAAGGCCGCCGGACTCGTTCACGAGCTCGCGCCGCAAGGCGAGATCGTCGAGCGGGCGCGCGCATGGATCGTCAATGGCGGCAAGGGCAAGGCGCCTTGGGACGTCGAAGGCTTCAAGCCGCCGTCCGGCCGCGTCTATTCGCCCGGCGGCATGATGGTGTGGCCGGCCGCCAACGCCATCTATCGCCGCGAGACCTTCGACAATTATCCGGCCGCCAAGGCGATATTGCACAGCGTCTTCGAGGGGCTGCAATTGCCTTTCGATCTCGGCTTGCGCGTCGAGGCGCGCTGGTTCGCGCATATTCTGCGCTCCAAGCAGGCCGCGGCAATGATCCGCTCGCTCTTCCTCTCCAAGAATGAGCTGGAGAAGGGCGCGCATCGGCCGAAGGAAATTCCGCCGGCGAAATTCGCCAAGATCGGCGTGCTCGGCGCCGGCTTCATGGGCGCGGGCGTCGCTTATGTCAGCGCGCTCGCCGGCATAGAAGTGGTGCTGATCGATCGCGATCAGGAGAGCGCCGACAAGGGCAAGGCGGTGATCGACAAGCTCATCTCCGGCCAGGTCTCACGCGGCCGCGCCACGGCGGCGGACAAGGAAGCGCTGCTTTCGCGCATCACCGCGACGCCGGATTATGAGAAGCTCGCCGGCGCCGATCTCGTCGTCGAGGCCGTGTTCGAGGAGCGCGGCGTGAAGGCGGAAGTGACGAAGAAAGCGCAAGCGGTGGTGGGGCCGGATGTGATCTTCGCCTCCAACACCTCCACTCTGCCCATCACCTCGCTGGCCGAGACGTCGCTCCGCCCCGAGAATTTCGTCGGCATTCATTTCTTCTCGCCGGTCGAGAAAATGCTGCTCGTCGAGGTGATCCGCGGCAAGAAGACCAATGACCGCGCCGTGGCGACGGCGCTCGACTTTGTGCGCGTGCTGAAGAAGACGCCGATCGTCGTCAATGATTCACGCGGCTTCTACGCCAATCGCTGCGTGCTGAATTTCGTGCGCGAAGGGCAGATCATGCTCACCGAAGGCGTGCCGCCGGCGATGATCGAGACCGCCGCGCGCATGGCCGGAATGCCGGTCGGCCCGCTCTCGCTCAATGACGAGATCGCGCTCGATCTCGCCTGGAAGATTCATCTCGCGACCAAGAAGGATCTCGGCGAGGCCGCCGTCGATCCGACGCAGGAGCGCGTGCTGCATTTCATGGTGGAGCAGGAAGGGCGCCTCGGCCGCAAGAACGGCAAGGGTTTCTATGATTATCCAGCGAGCGGCAAGAAAAGCCTGTGGCCGGGCCTCGCCGCGCTCGCCGACGAGAAGCTCGATCCCGACGCGATCGATGTGGAGGAGCTGAAGCAGCGCTTCCTCGTCGTGCAGGCGGTGGAAGCGGCGCGCGTTTTGTTCGAGGGCGTCGTCACCGATCCGCGCGAGGCGGATGTCGGCTCCATTCTCGGCTTCGGCTTCGCGCCTTTCACCGGCGGCACTTTGTCTTACATCGACGGCGTCGGAACGGCGGCCTTCGTCGCCATTTGCGACGCGCTCACGCAGAAATACGGCGAGCGCTTCGCCGCGCCCGCCGAGCTGCGCGACATGGCGAAAAAAGGCGAGAGCTTCTACGGCAAATATGGCGCGCAGGCGAAGGCGGCGTGA
- a CDS encoding acyl-CoA dehydrogenase C-terminal domain-containing protein, with translation MPIYKAPVDDTLFLLNDVLHFERYGDLPGFADAAPDVLAQIIGEAGKICEERLQPLNRSGDAEGCRVNAAGDVATPAGFEEAYREFVAGGWVGLAVPPEYDGQGLPYTLAVVMNEFASAANMSFAMYPGLTQGALAALLRHGSEEQKRLFAPPMAAGRWTGTMNLTEPQCGTDLGLLTTKASLREDGSYSITGQKIFISAGEHDLSENIIHLVLARIEGAPAGVKGISLFIVPKYEVNPDGTLGARNAVRCGALEHKMGIHGNATCVMNYDGARGFLVGEPNRGLNAMFVMMNEARLGVAVQGLAQSEVAYQNAAAYAKERLQGRALTGAKNAGGGADPIIVHPDVRRALMEMKAFNEAARGLALATALDSDIAHRSEDAKARQAADDRLGLLTPVLKGVLTDLGFESAVKAQQIWGGHGYIDENGVEQFVRDARITMIYEGANGIQALDLVGRKLPKDNGRAAMAYFAEVSDFIAHESADEMKPFVGPLKAALGDLQKATIWLMQNALAKPDNGAGASYDYMHLFGRVALGYTWARIARAALDKKKESAGDGAWLDAKLTTGRFFMEKMLPETSFRLARITAGVDTLMSLPAEMF, from the coding sequence ATGCCGATCTACAAGGCCCCGGTGGACGACACGCTCTTCCTCTTGAACGACGTCCTGCATTTCGAGCGTTACGGCGATCTGCCCGGCTTCGCCGACGCTGCGCCCGACGTTCTGGCGCAGATCATCGGCGAGGCGGGGAAGATCTGCGAGGAGCGGCTGCAGCCCTTGAACCGCAGCGGAGACGCCGAAGGCTGCCGGGTGAACGCGGCCGGCGATGTCGCGACTCCCGCGGGCTTCGAGGAGGCCTATCGCGAATTCGTCGCCGGCGGCTGGGTGGGGCTGGCGGTCCCGCCCGAATATGACGGGCAGGGCCTTCCTTATACGTTGGCCGTGGTGATGAATGAATTCGCCTCGGCGGCCAACATGTCCTTCGCAATGTATCCGGGCCTGACGCAAGGCGCGCTCGCCGCGCTGCTGCGCCATGGCAGCGAGGAGCAGAAGCGCCTGTTCGCGCCGCCCATGGCGGCGGGCCGCTGGACCGGCACGATGAATCTCACCGAGCCGCAATGCGGCACCGATCTCGGCCTGCTCACCACCAAGGCGAGCTTGCGCGAGGACGGCTCCTATTCCATCACCGGGCAGAAGATTTTCATCTCCGCGGGCGAGCATGATCTTTCCGAGAACATTATACATCTGGTGCTCGCGCGCATCGAAGGCGCGCCGGCGGGGGTGAAGGGCATCTCCCTCTTCATCGTGCCGAAATACGAGGTGAATCCCGATGGGACGCTCGGCGCGCGCAATGCGGTGCGCTGCGGCGCGCTCGAGCATAAGATGGGCATTCACGGCAACGCCACATGCGTGATGAATTATGACGGCGCCAGGGGCTTTCTGGTCGGCGAGCCCAATCGGGGCCTCAATGCGATGTTCGTGATGATGAACGAGGCGCGGCTCGGCGTCGCCGTGCAGGGACTCGCGCAATCGGAGGTCGCCTATCAGAATGCGGCCGCCTACGCCAAGGAGCGCCTGCAAGGCCGCGCGCTCACCGGCGCGAAGAACGCCGGCGGCGGCGCCGATCCCATCATCGTGCATCCCGACGTGCGTCGTGCGCTGATGGAGATGAAGGCCTTCAACGAGGCGGCGCGCGGCCTCGCTCTCGCCACCGCGCTGGACAGCGATATCGCGCATCGATCAGAGGACGCCAAGGCGCGTCAGGCGGCGGACGATCGTCTCGGCCTGCTGACGCCGGTGCTGAAGGGCGTGCTCACCGATCTCGGCTTCGAGAGCGCGGTGAAGGCGCAGCAGATATGGGGCGGGCACGGCTACATAGACGAGAATGGCGTCGAGCAATTCGTGCGCGACGCCCGCATCACCATGATCTATGAGGGCGCCAATGGCATTCAGGCGCTCGATCTCGTCGGCCGCAAATTGCCCAAGGACAATGGCCGCGCCGCAATGGCCTATTTCGCGGAGGTGAGCGACTTCATCGCCCATGAGAGCGCCGACGAGATGAAGCCCTTCGTGGGGCCGCTGAAGGCCGCGCTCGGCGATTTGCAAAAGGCCACGATCTGGCTGATGCAGAATGCGCTCGCCAAGCCCGACAATGGCGCCGGCGCATCTTATGATTACATGCATCTCTTCGGCCGCGTGGCGCTCGGCTACACATGGGCGCGCATCGCCCGCGCCGCGCTCGACAAGAAGAAGGAGAGCGCCGGCGACGGCGCCTGGCTCGACGCCAAGCTGACGACAGGCAGATTCTTCATGGAGAAGATGCTGCCCGAGACGAGCTTTCGTCTGGCGCGCATCACGGCGGGAGTCGATACGCTGATGAGCCTGCCGGCGGAGATGTTTTGA
- a CDS encoding acetyl-CoA C-acetyltransferase translates to MPEAYIYDAVRTPRGRGKPDGSLHEVSSLGLAVTALSTLKERNNLDGAPVDDVILGCVDPVGEAGGDIARAAAISAGYGYDVPGVQINRFCASGLDSVNFAAAQIMSGQHELTIGGGVESMSRVGIGASGGAWPVDPTIAIPSYFMPQGVSADLIATKYGFSRDDVDAYAVQSQQRAARAWEEKRFSKSIAPVKDVNGLTILDRDEHMRPATDMQSLAALKPSFAFFAEQAGFDAVAIQAHPDVEKLTHVHHAGNSSGIVDGAAAVLLGSREAGERHGLKPRARVRAFANIGSEPALMLTGPVDVTKKLLAKAGMSLSDIDLIEVNEAFAAVVLRFMQAFGLDDSKVNVNGGAIALGHPLGATGAMLVGVALDELERSGKSTALVTLCIGAGMGTATIIERV, encoded by the coding sequence ATGCCCGAAGCCTATATCTACGACGCCGTGCGCACGCCGCGCGGTCGCGGCAAGCCCGATGGCTCGCTGCATGAGGTGTCGAGCCTCGGCCTCGCCGTCACCGCTCTTTCGACGCTGAAGGAGAGGAACAATCTCGACGGCGCGCCGGTCGATGATGTGATCCTCGGCTGCGTCGATCCGGTCGGCGAGGCGGGCGGCGACATCGCCCGCGCCGCGGCGATCTCCGCCGGCTATGGCTATGATGTGCCCGGCGTGCAGATCAATCGCTTCTGCGCGTCCGGTCTCGACTCGGTGAATTTCGCGGCGGCGCAGATCATGTCCGGCCAGCACGAGCTGACCATCGGCGGCGGCGTCGAGAGCATGAGTCGCGTCGGCATCGGCGCCTCCGGCGGCGCTTGGCCGGTCGATCCGACCATCGCCATTCCCTCTTACTTCATGCCGCAGGGCGTCTCCGCCGATCTCATCGCGACGAAATACGGCTTCTCGCGCGACGATGTCGACGCCTATGCAGTGCAGTCGCAGCAGCGCGCCGCGCGCGCCTGGGAGGAGAAGCGCTTTTCGAAATCCATCGCGCCGGTGAAGGACGTCAACGGCCTCACTATTCTGGATCGCGACGAGCATATGCGCCCCGCGACCGATATGCAGTCGCTCGCCGCGCTGAAGCCGTCATTCGCTTTCTTCGCCGAGCAGGCGGGCTTCGACGCGGTCGCCATTCAGGCGCATCCCGATGTCGAGAAATTGACCCATGTGCATCACGCCGGCAATTCCTCCGGCATCGTCGACGGCGCCGCGGCGGTTCTGCTCGGCTCGCGCGAGGCGGGCGAGCGCCATGGGCTGAAGCCCCGCGCGCGCGTCCGCGCCTTCGCCAATATCGGCTCGGAGCCGGCGCTGATGCTGACCGGCCCGGTGGATGTGACGAAGAAGCTGCTCGCCAAGGCCGGCATGAGCCTTTCCGACATAGACCTCATAGAGGTGAACGAGGCTTTCGCCGCCGTGGTGCTGCGCTTCATGCAGGCTTTCGGCCTCGACGATTCCAAGGTGAATGTGAATGGCGGCGCCATCGCCCTCGGCCATCCGCTCGGCGCCACGGGCGCGATGCTGGTCGGCGTGGCGTTGGACGAATTGGAGCGCAGCGGCAAGTCCACGGCGCTGGTGACGCTCTGCATCGGCGCGGGAATGGGAACCGCGACGATCATCGAGCGCGTGTGA
- a CDS encoding SEL1-like repeat protein has translation MTEAFPWSFKGIDHETRDVARAAARRSGKSLSAWLDDVIQEKANFDERSYAVDDEEPNAPARRRALRSRLYGRNDRGRMRRDAAPRRDLRDEEPEEDFRSLAPRGRGDVDAKAIVDDAVALFERRSADSERKTANALSGLAKLIDRNHTSRARLGDDIGAVMDRLGRIEERIATRPDDGGVRPIRNALARLEARLDSLSNDDRAYEFENALGALDQRLADIATRLDEEAEERRRKEREKQEREKQEREKQERDSRQERDRRAAARRPLAEAVAEITERQRALGEQAGGDFVARAAIEARPAIFDGLAESIESLSRQLMSTRAEQSVQGEQQAAVLAQIDLLRCDLEGLSRALVDLAPRASVAAVESALRELAERVEAQRLYGVEEMVLAPVERLTADLASILRDLDPSRIVAVLYEEVRALNDKLAEHHAAGGADRAAIDAITRETREIHELLKAVSRRPLPIEKLEAGIAALTTQVDELSAAGANVATVKDVSELVQGIRSIVSTEIGGSFAAFERRLEEFAAKLDSVSTKSGGAKRFDEIHERIDQVHKSLAARIERSGSGVDASKVEQLFASFAKKIDAAAQSKIVDPVGELGRKIEKLEERLQPGIAQKSAEAEQLRQIARNMDELRAELDRKERAGASVDPRQFERLFASLAEKIDAATEAKIANPVGELGRKIEKLEQRLQPAATTQKSADSEQLREIAAAMHALRSEVERKGNGAGVDPNQFERLFSSLAKKIDAASEARIVHPGFDELGRKIEKLEQRLQPVAASAQKSAGSEQLRELAERIDHVHAELAARIDSTARRRGDDANVQLAELVGQLAQKMDAALDPEADRSTFGALEQQIGRLAERLDRSDMNADSFAAIERALGALSTKVEETRSSTMRVAEIAAREAAQDALRDATLHGGLQDALEKELVELRHFQDEAGHRTNQTLAAVHETLQRVVERLSVFEDELTDLRKAKPGAAAEPQRAKDGAEPRRAARVKSAAPVGDVEDILLEPGDRRPRREPMVSRDDDRSGSVQQDFIAAARRAAQQAAVDAQAAAAQGKAAQGKAAKKIVAEQKPEPERAAAAGGGVGAALQSRRRPLLLGAGMLVLLYGAYQIARVTLDNPAPQASAIQAEPNEATASVEPADKDAAGEPKDAAAKDAAPKDAASHEPSAPAPATVSAAEPPKAPAAAPRPIGLPALAPGGSGVGSFAPNPQAPAPGRFGAQIVDPMPVGAIGTPSANAPAAPRQDVFGVIKEIAAAGDASAQYELGLRYSEGRGGAPRDPKIAFQWFEKAAEKGLAPAQYRLGSIYEKGMGVERDYAKALSWYKRAADAGNARAMHNLAVLHAGGGDGKPDYDQAALWFRKAAEYGVRDSQFNLAILYARGLGVPQSLTQSYLWFSAAAAQGDEDAGKKRDEVRARLDSKDMAAAKALVDGFRPKQPDNAANDVPPPPGGWENAKAPAKPEGKPAAGKPKVSAL, from the coding sequence ATGACAGAGGCATTTCCCTGGAGCTTCAAGGGTATAGATCACGAAACCCGCGATGTCGCGCGCGCCGCCGCACGTCGCTCGGGCAAGAGCCTTTCTGCTTGGCTCGATGACGTGATCCAAGAAAAAGCCAATTTCGACGAGCGATCTTACGCCGTCGACGACGAGGAGCCGAACGCTCCGGCGCGCCGACGCGCGCTGCGCTCGCGTCTCTACGGACGCAATGATCGCGGCCGCATGCGCCGCGACGCCGCGCCGAGACGCGACCTGCGCGACGAGGAGCCGGAAGAGGATTTCCGCTCGCTCGCGCCGCGCGGCCGCGGCGATGTCGACGCCAAGGCCATCGTCGACGACGCCGTCGCCCTTTTCGAGCGGCGCTCCGCCGATAGCGAGCGCAAGACGGCCAACGCCCTCTCCGGCCTCGCCAAGCTGATCGACCGCAATCACACGAGCCGCGCCCGCCTCGGCGACGATATCGGCGCGGTGATGGACCGGCTCGGCCGCATAGAGGAGCGCATCGCCACCCGCCCGGACGACGGCGGCGTGCGGCCGATCCGCAATGCGCTGGCCCGGCTCGAGGCGCGCCTCGACAGCCTCTCCAACGACGATCGCGCCTATGAGTTCGAGAATGCGCTCGGCGCGCTCGATCAGCGGCTCGCCGACATAGCGACGCGGCTGGACGAGGAAGCCGAGGAGCGCCGGCGCAAAGAGCGCGAGAAGCAAGAACGCGAGAAGCAAGAACGCGAGAAGCAGGAGCGCGACAGCCGGCAGGAGCGCGATCGTCGCGCCGCCGCGCGGCGTCCGCTGGCCGAGGCCGTCGCCGAGATCACCGAGCGTCAGCGCGCGCTCGGGGAGCAGGCGGGCGGCGATTTCGTCGCCAGAGCGGCCATCGAGGCGCGGCCGGCGATCTTCGACGGTCTCGCCGAATCGATCGAATCGCTATCGCGCCAGCTGATGTCGACGCGCGCCGAGCAGAGCGTGCAGGGCGAGCAGCAGGCGGCCGTCCTGGCCCAGATCGACCTTTTGCGCTGCGATCTCGAAGGCCTCTCCCGCGCCCTCGTCGATCTCGCGCCGCGCGCCTCCGTCGCCGCCGTCGAATCGGCGCTGCGCGAGCTGGCCGAGCGCGTCGAGGCCCAGCGCCTCTATGGCGTCGAGGAGATGGTGCTGGCGCCCGTCGAGCGTCTCACCGCCGATCTCGCGTCCATATTGCGCGATCTCGATCCGAGCCGCATCGTCGCCGTCCTCTATGAGGAAGTGCGCGCGCTGAACGACAAGCTCGCCGAGCATCACGCCGCCGGCGGCGCCGATCGCGCCGCCATAGACGCGATCACGCGCGAGACGCGCGAGATTCACGAGCTGCTGAAGGCGGTTTCGCGCCGTCCTCTGCCGATCGAGAAGCTCGAGGCCGGCATCGCCGCGCTGACCACGCAGGTCGACGAGCTGAGCGCCGCCGGCGCCAATGTCGCGACGGTCAAGGATGTGAGCGAGCTCGTGCAGGGCATTCGCTCCATCGTCTCCACCGAGATCGGCGGCTCCTTCGCCGCCTTCGAGCGCCGGCTGGAGGAATTCGCCGCCAAGCTCGATTCCGTCTCGACCAAATCCGGCGGAGCCAAGCGCTTCGACGAGATTCACGAGCGCATCGACCAGGTCCACAAATCGCTCGCCGCGCGCATAGAGCGCAGCGGCTCGGGCGTCGACGCGAGCAAGGTCGAGCAGCTCTTCGCCTCCTTCGCCAAGAAGATCGACGCGGCCGCGCAATCCAAGATCGTCGATCCGGTGGGCGAGCTCGGCCGCAAGATCGAGAAGCTCGAGGAACGGCTCCAGCCCGGCATTGCGCAAAAATCCGCCGAAGCCGAGCAGCTGCGCCAGATCGCCCGCAACATGGACGAGTTGCGCGCCGAGCTCGATCGCAAGGAGCGCGCGGGCGCGAGCGTCGATCCGCGCCAGTTCGAACGCCTCTTCGCCTCGCTGGCCGAGAAGATCGACGCCGCGACGGAAGCCAAGATCGCCAATCCGGTGGGCGAGCTCGGTCGCAAGATCGAGAAGCTCGAGCAGCGGCTACAGCCCGCCGCGACGACGCAGAAATCCGCCGATTCCGAGCAGCTGCGCGAGATCGCCGCGGCGATGCACGCGCTGCGCTCCGAGGTCGAGCGCAAGGGCAACGGCGCCGGCGTCGATCCCAATCAGTTCGAGCGGCTGTTCAGCTCGCTCGCCAAGAAGATCGACGCGGCGAGCGAGGCGCGCATCGTTCATCCGGGCTTCGACGAGCTCGGCCGCAAGATCGAGAAGCTGGAGCAGCGGCTGCAGCCCGTCGCCGCCAGCGCGCAGAAATCCGCCGGCTCCGAGCAATTGCGCGAGCTGGCCGAGCGCATCGACCATGTCCACGCCGAGCTGGCCGCGCGCATCGATTCGACCGCGCGCCGGCGCGGCGACGACGCCAATGTGCAATTGGCGGAGCTGGTCGGGCAGCTGGCGCAGAAAATGGACGCGGCGCTCGACCCGGAGGCCGATCGCTCGACCTTCGGCGCGCTCGAGCAGCAGATCGGCCGGCTCGCGGAACGGCTCGACCGCTCCGACATGAACGCCGACTCCTTCGCCGCCATAGAGCGCGCGCTGGGCGCGCTCTCCACCAAGGTCGAGGAGACGCGCAGCTCCACCATGCGCGTCGCCGAGATCGCCGCGCGCGAGGCGGCGCAGGACGCGCTGCGCGACGCGACGCTTCACGGCGGCCTGCAGGACGCGCTGGAGAAGGAGCTGGTGGAGCTGCGTCATTTCCAGGACGAGGCCGGCCATCGCACCAATCAGACGCTCGCCGCCGTCCATGAGACGCTGCAGCGCGTCGTCGAGCGGCTCTCCGTGTTCGAGGACGAGCTGACCGATCTGCGCAAGGCCAAGCCGGGCGCAGCCGCGGAGCCGCAGCGCGCCAAGGACGGAGCCGAGCCGCGCCGCGCCGCGCGCGTGAAATCCGCGGCGCCGGTCGGCGATGTGGAGGACATTCTGCTGGAGCCGGGCGATCGCCGCCCGCGCCGCGAGCCGATGGTCTCCCGCGACGACGATCGCTCCGGCTCTGTGCAGCAGGATTTCATCGCGGCCGCGCGCCGCGCCGCCCAGCAGGCCGCGGTCGACGCCCAGGCGGCGGCGGCGCAGGGCAAGGCCGCGCAGGGCAAGGCGGCCAAGAAGATCGTCGCCGAGCAGAAGCCGGAACCCGAGCGCGCCGCCGCTGCGGGCGGCGGCGTCGGCGCGGCGCTGCAATCCCGCCGCCGGCCGCTGCTGCTCGGCGCCGGCATGCTGGTGCTGCTCTACGGCGCCTATCAGATCGCGCGCGTCACGCTCGACAATCCGGCTCCGCAGGCTTCCGCCATTCAGGCGGAGCCGAACGAAGCGACCGCCTCCGTCGAGCCCGCCGACAAGGATGCGGCCGGCGAGCCCAAGGACGCCGCCGCCAAGGATGCGGCTCCCAAGGACGCCGCCTCGCATGAGCCGAGCGCTCCCGCCCCCGCCACTGTTTCGGCAGCCGAGCCTCCCAAGGCGCCGGCCGCCGCGCCGAGGCCGATCGGCCTTCCGGCGCTCGCGCCCGGCGGCTCCGGCGTCGGCTCCTTCGCTCCCAATCCGCAGGCTCCGGCGCCCGGACGCTTCGGCGCCCAGATCGTCGATCCCATGCCGGTCGGCGCGATCGGAACGCCATCCGCCAATGCGCCCGCCGCGCCGCGGCAGGATGTCTTCGGCGTCATCAAGGAGATCGCCGCCGCCGGCGACGCCAGCGCGCAATATGAGCTCGGCCTGCGTTATTCAGAAGGGCGCGGCGGCGCCCCGCGCGATCCCAAGATCGCCTTCCAATGGTTCGAGAAGGCGGCCGAAAAGGGTCTCGCCCCGGCGCAATATCGGCTCGGCTCCATCTATGAGAAGGGCATGGGCGTCGAGCGCGACTACGCCAAGGCGCTCTCCTGGTACAAGCGCGCCGCCGACGCCGGCAACGCCCGCGCCATGCATAATCTCGCCGTGCTGCACGCCGGCGGCGGCGACGGCAAGCCGGATTACGACCAGGCGGCGCTATGGTTCCGCAAGGCGGCCGAATATGGCGTGCGCGACAGCCAGTTCAATCTGGCCATTCTCTACGCCCGCGGGCTCGGCGTTCCGCAGAGTCTGACGCAGTCCTATCTGTGGTTCTCGGCCGCCGCCGCGCAGGGCGACGAGGACGCCGGCAAGAAGCGCGACGAGGTCCGCGCCCGTCTCGACTCCAAGGACATGGCGGCCGCAAAGGCGCTCGTCGACGGCTTCCGTCCCAAGCAGCCGGACAACGCCGCCAATGACGTGCCGCCGCCGCCCGGCGGCTGGGAGAACGCCAAGGCGCCCGCCAAGCCGGAGGGCAAGCCCGC